In one window of Candidatus Aminicenantes bacterium DNA:
- a CDS encoding four helix bundle protein — protein MSEKIGFRELKVWQRGKKLAVRIYEISGKGKFNNDFSLKDQVRRAAVSIPSNIAEGDTLGSNKQSIKHFHIAKGSCAELLTQFEIAQEIGYIPSEMVTEIQEECLGLSGMLEKLIKARS, from the coding sequence ATGAGTGAGAAAATTGGGTTCAGGGAATTAAAAGTTTGGCAAAGAGGTAAGAAATTGGCAGTGAGGATTTATGAAATATCAGGGAAAGGGAAATTCAATAATGATTTTAGCTTGAAGGATCAAGTACGTAGAGCTGCAGTTTCAATTCCGAGTAATATTGCCGAAGGAGACACTTTAGGCTCAAACAAACAATCAATAAAGCATTTTCATATTGCCAAAGGTTCATGTGCTGAATTACTGACTCAATTTGAGATCGCCCAGGAGATCGGTTATATCCCAAGTGAGATGGTGACTGAAATTCAGGAAGAATGCCTGGGGCTATCTGGAATGTTGGAAAAACTGATTAAAGCTCGTTCATAA